The genome window TTTCCTTGGCGAGGAGCTCGCCCGTCCGATCCAGTTCCGCTCCGTTGTCTTCGAGCACCGCCACCTTGGAGCCGTCGAGCCCCACGGTCTTGATGCCGAAGAAGCTGCTCTCGTTGCCCGCCTTGTACCGATCGTACGACTCAGGAGAGGTCGCCTTGAGGTTGCTCGAAGCGTTGTAGTCCTGCTTGAACCCGATCGCTGGTCCGCCGAGGAGGCCAGCGGAGAGCATCCCGACACCACCCAGCATCCCGATCGCGACCGCTCCCCCCTTCGGGAACCGCTCGGAGGCGACGGCCAGCATCGTCGGCCACAGGAAGGTCTTGCCCATCGCGTACACGGTCGCCGCGACAACGCAGGCCGTGACCGTCGCGGCATTCCCCAGCAGGGTCAGGCCGGTGGCGCCGAGCACGCCGCTGGCGAACAGGAGGCCCAGCGGCGAAGTCTTATGGACGATCGGGCCGGCCATGAACCGCAGCACAAACATCAGGGTCGAGGTGTAGACGAACAGGATCAGCCCCTTGGACGGGCTGGCCATGATCGATCCCGTGATCTTGGCGATCCACGAGTCCGTTCCGAGTTCGACGTAGCCGACCATCGCGTGAATGATCAGCAGGACCAGCATCAGCGGAGCGAACAGCGTCGCGAACATTTCGCCGAAGGTGACCCCGGCGGAGGCGGCCTCGGACTTCGGGAACCGCTGACCGAGGATCATCAGGCCGTACAGGACGACCGGAACGAGGAAGAGCGACATCTGGATCTTCCAGTCCACCGCCTTCGTCAGGACCTCACCCGCATCGCTGACGGTTCCCGCCATGAAGAACGAAGCCAGGCCTCCCAGGACAAGCCCGGCCGGCCAGCCGGCGTGCAGGATGTTGAGGTAGTGCGTCTTGTTCTTGGGGAACAGCGTGGCAGTCAGCGGATTGACGACCGCCTCGCACAGGCCGTTGCCGATCGCGAAGAGGAACATCCCCCAGAACAGGCAGTCATAGGCTGCGCTCTTTCCGCCGGAAGCGAAGGCGGCCGGGGCCGCGAGCGTCAGGACGGCCGACGTGAAATGGAGCACGAAGGCGAGGGCCATCAGCTTGCCGTAGCCGACTTTGTCGGCGATGAACGACGTCAGGATGATGATGATCCCGAAGCCCGTCAGTCCGCCGCCGGTGATTCCCCCCAGTTCGGTCATCGTGAAGCCGAACTGATCGGCCCACTGCTTGAGGATCCCTGAGCGGACCGAAAAACCGACCCCGGCGGCGAGGATCGCCATAAATCCGGCCCACAGCAGCCGGTGCGCATTGGGCGCAATCCCATTTGTCGTTTCTGCCTGGCTCATTGAACTGACTACCGTCTTGGTGAAGGGAGAGGTGCTGTCTTTCGTCGAGACGGCTGCGGGCGCGCAGACCTGCGCGCCGGATCCGGATGGGAAAGACTCAAGCCGGCCCGCAGTGCGACCTGGCGACCAGGCGGCTTGAATGGCCTCGCGATGCTACCCGCCCCCGCGTCCCTTTTCCACGATGAATCGGAATCGTTCCATGCGTGTCAAGTCCGGACGGTGACGATCATTCGGGCTCCGGGTTTCCTTACGGGCGCGGTCCGGGTAACGTCCCCGGGCGTCTGCTTGCCAAGGTCTGTCGCTTTCGGAGGTCCTACGGGACGGATTGCCGATGCGAAACGGCGGATCGAGTCGCTTGCGATCCCCATTTTGACCGGGTCCCCGCGCGCCGGGACTTGCGTCTTTCCCCGTTTGCGTTCTCTGGGATATAACCCGTCCCGTCGGGCTCAGGAACGCCAGGGAGGCAATGCATGCTGTTTCATGGAAGAACCGCCCGCGCGGCGGTCGTTGGATTGTGCTGCTCCGTTGTCATGGTCGGACCGCTGCTGGCGGATCCGGTGTCCCCCGCCGCCCCGGCGGCGCCGGGAGAACAGGCGCCCGGAGACCAGAATCCCGACGAGATCTTCGAACGGGCCGAGCGCCTCGAAGGCCAGTCGCACGAGCATCTCACGCAGGGCGAATTGCCGAAGGCGATCGCCGCCCTCAAGGCCGCCAACGCGTGCCGGATGCCGCTCCTGGGAGCCGACCACTGGGGCGTCCGGACGGCCGCCCTCCAGGTGAAGGCGCTGGAGGAGCTGCAGGCCCTCCCGGCTGCCAAGCGTGAAGCTGCGGTCTCCGCCCTGGCGAAGTGGGAGTCGGCCGCACGGGAGTTCGACCCGTCGCAGGGAATGGTCGGGCTGACCGATCTCGGCAAGTGCTGCGACGTCCTCTGCCGGACGCTGGGGGACGACTCGGTCCTGACCGCCCGGGCGCGGATCCACCTGGCGGAACTTCAGACCGGCGCCCGCCGCTCGGCCGAAGCCCGCCTGACCGCGGGGGCCGTCAACGCCCAGACCGTGAAGCTGCTGGGGAAGAACCATCCCTGGTACGCCTTCTCGCTCTCCCTGATGGCGACCGCGGATGGTCAGCTCGGACAGTGGGACGCGGCCAGGAAGGAAGCGGCGCTCGCGCTTCGGGCCAATGAGCATCTTTGGG of Planctomyces sp. SH-PL14 contains these proteins:
- a CDS encoding MFS transporter, with amino-acid sequence MSQAETTNGIAPNAHRLLWAGFMAILAAGVGFSVRSGILKQWADQFGFTMTELGGITGGGLTGFGIIIILTSFIADKVGYGKLMALAFVLHFTSAVLTLAAPAAFASGGKSAAYDCLFWGMFLFAIGNGLCEAVVNPLTATLFPKNKTHYLNILHAGWPAGLVLGGLASFFMAGTVSDAGEVLTKAVDWKIQMSLFLVPVVLYGLMILGQRFPKSEAASAGVTFGEMFATLFAPLMLVLLIIHAMVGYVELGTDSWIAKITGSIMASPSKGLILFVYTSTLMFVLRFMAGPIVHKTSPLGLLFASGVLGATGLTLLGNAATVTACVVAATVYAMGKTFLWPTMLAVASERFPKGGAVAIGMLGGVGMLSAGLLGGPAIGFKQDYNASSNLKATSPESYDRYKAGNESSFFGIKTVGLDGSKVAVLEDNGAELDRTGELLAKESRSDANYTALATWWESAKPHVAEDKKPVQDAGVYGGRMALKYTAYVPATMAVLYLLLIVYFQTQGGYKALNVTEEREMEATPA